In Solanum stenotomum isolate F172 unplaced genomic scaffold, ASM1918654v1 scaffold23114, whole genome shotgun sequence, the following are encoded in one genomic region:
- the LOC125851162 gene encoding uncharacterized protein LOC125851162, with protein sequence YFPLNADVYLAGTVMFIFGMGLYGLFITDFSADGSPTADRALKHSSLFGMFALKERPKWMKISSLDELKTKVGHVIVMILLVKMFERSKMVPIATGADLLSYSVCIFLSSASLYILHALHKSE encoded by the exons TTTATTTTCCTCTTAATGCAGATGTTTATCTTGCTGGGACCGTGATGTTCATATTCGGGATGGGCTTGTATGGATTGTTTATCACTGATTTCTCTGCTGATGGGAGTCCAACTGCCGACCGTGCCCTCAAGCATTCTTCCTTGTTTGGGATGTTTGCTCTGAAG GAGAGGCCAAAATGGATGAAGATCAGTTCGCTTGATGAACTTAAAACCAAAGTTGGACATGTAATTGTTATGATCCTTCTAGTCAAGATGTTCGAGAGGAGCAAGATGGTCCCTATAGCCACTGGTGCTGATCTATTGAGCTACTCTGTGTGTATTTTCCTGTCCTCTGCTTCCTTGTATATTCTTCATGCTCTGCACAAGTCAGAATGA